Proteins from a genomic interval of Zingiber officinale cultivar Zhangliang chromosome 1B, Zo_v1.1, whole genome shotgun sequence:
- the LOC122048367 gene encoding 3-deoxy-manno-octulosonate cytidylyltransferase, mitochondrial-like isoform X1 — protein MSICASSSQSSSGSRAWVAHAAVLGAAIAAAVGAHFYLRRRSSMFRSRVIGIIPARFDSSRFQGKPLAQILGKPMIQRTWERAKLASTLENVVVATDDVKIAECCRGFGADVVMTSVECRNGTERCSEAVQKLGKDYDIVVNIQGDEPLIEPEIIDGIVKALQSAPDAVFSTAVTSLKPEDSLDPNRVKCVLDNHGYAIYFSRGLIPFNKSGKVNSQFPYLLHLGIQSFDSKFLKIYPQIPPTRLQLEEDLEQLKVLENGYKMKVIKVDHDAHGVDTPEDIQKIEALMRERNIQ, from the exons ATGTCGATCTGCGCTAGCTCCTCGCAGTCGTCGTCGGGATCCAGGGCGTGGGTTGCCCATGCGGCGGTTCTCGGGGCAGCGATCGCAGCGGCAGTTGGTGCCCACTTCTACCTCCGCCGCCGGTCCAGCATGTTTCGGAGCCGGGTGATCGGAATCATCCCTGCACGATTCGACTCCTCCCGATTCCAGGGGAAACCCCTTGCTCAAATCCTTGGCAAGCCCATGATCCAG AGAACTTGGGAGAGAGCAAAACTGGCTTCAACTCTTGAAAATGTTG TTGTGGCTACAGATGATGTGAAGATTGCAGAATGTTGTAGAGGATTTGGAGCTGATGTTGTAATGACATCGGTAGAGTGCAGGAATG GGACGGAACGCTGCAGTGAAGCAGTCCAGAAACTTGGGAAGGACTATGACATAGTTGTCAATATTCAGGGTGACGAGCCTCTTATTGAACCTGAGATAATAGATGGCATTGTTAAAGCATTGCAG AGTGCTCCTGATGCTGTTTTCAGCACTGCTGTAACGTCCTTAAAACCTGAAGATAGTCTTGATCCTAACAGGGTAAAATGTGTGCTTGATAATCATGGATACGCAATCTATTTTTCCAGGGGTTTAATCCCATTTAACAA GTCTGGAAAAGTTAATTCACAATTTCCATATCTACTACACTTGGGCATTCAG AGTTTTGATTCAAAATTCTTGAAGATCTATCCACAGATACCACCTACTCGTCTACAACTGGAAGAGGACCTTGAGCAACTTAAAGTGCTTGAAAATGGGTACAAGATGAAG GTAATTAAGGTAGATCATGATGCTCATGGTGTAGACACCCCTGAAGATATTCAGAAAATAGAAGCATTGATGCGAGAAAGAAACATTCAGTAA
- the LOC122048367 gene encoding 3-deoxy-manno-octulosonate cytidylyltransferase, mitochondrial-like isoform X2, which produces MSICASSSQSSSGSRAWVAHAAVLGAAIAAAVGAHFYLRRRSSMFRSRVIGIIPARFDSSRFQGKPLAQILGKPMIQRTWERAKLASTLENVVVATDDVKIAECCRGFGADVVMTSVECRNGTERCSEAVQKLGKDYDIVVNIQGDEPLIEPEIIDGIVKALQSAPDAVFSTAVTSLKPEDSLDPNRVKCVLDNHGYAIYFSRGLIPFNKSGKVNSQFPYLLHLGIQSFDSKFLKIYPQIPPTRLQLEEDLEQLKVLENGYKMKEKEAMELWKGLCSDHHMIQTTDL; this is translated from the exons ATGTCGATCTGCGCTAGCTCCTCGCAGTCGTCGTCGGGATCCAGGGCGTGGGTTGCCCATGCGGCGGTTCTCGGGGCAGCGATCGCAGCGGCAGTTGGTGCCCACTTCTACCTCCGCCGCCGGTCCAGCATGTTTCGGAGCCGGGTGATCGGAATCATCCCTGCACGATTCGACTCCTCCCGATTCCAGGGGAAACCCCTTGCTCAAATCCTTGGCAAGCCCATGATCCAG AGAACTTGGGAGAGAGCAAAACTGGCTTCAACTCTTGAAAATGTTG TTGTGGCTACAGATGATGTGAAGATTGCAGAATGTTGTAGAGGATTTGGAGCTGATGTTGTAATGACATCGGTAGAGTGCAGGAATG GGACGGAACGCTGCAGTGAAGCAGTCCAGAAACTTGGGAAGGACTATGACATAGTTGTCAATATTCAGGGTGACGAGCCTCTTATTGAACCTGAGATAATAGATGGCATTGTTAAAGCATTGCAG AGTGCTCCTGATGCTGTTTTCAGCACTGCTGTAACGTCCTTAAAACCTGAAGATAGTCTTGATCCTAACAGGGTAAAATGTGTGCTTGATAATCATGGATACGCAATCTATTTTTCCAGGGGTTTAATCCCATTTAACAA GTCTGGAAAAGTTAATTCACAATTTCCATATCTACTACACTTGGGCATTCAG AGTTTTGATTCAAAATTCTTGAAGATCTATCCACAGATACCACCTACTCGTCTACAACTGGAAGAGGACCTTGAGCAACTTAAAGTGCTTGAAAATGGGTACAAGATGAAG GAAAAAGAGGCGATGGAGTTATGGAAAGGACTGTGCTCAGATCATCACATGATCCAGACTACAGATCTTTGA